Proteins encoded together in one Psychrobacter sp. 28M-43 window:
- the rpsU gene encoding 30S ribosomal protein S21, whose amino-acid sequence MPAVKVKENEPVDIAIRRFKRACEKAGVLSDVRKREFYEKPTQVRKRKKAAAVKRYKKKLQRETIRTTRMY is encoded by the coding sequence ATGCCTGCAGTTAAGGTTAAAGAAAACGAACCAGTTGATATCGCTATCCGTCGTTTCAAACGTGCTTGTGAAAAAGCTGGTGTATTATCAGACGTACGTAAGCGTGAGTTTTATGAAAAACCAACGCAAGTACGTAAGCGTAAAAAAGCTGCTGCCGTAAAGCGTTATAAGAAGAAGTTACAACGCGAAACTATTCGTACCACTCGTATGTACTAA
- a CDS encoding GatB/YqeY domain-containing protein yields the protein MSQLKQTLSDNIKVSMKARELERVKVLRNVQSVVKQIEIDRQTELDDAQVLEVLQKQLKQRQESLTIFTENGRDDLATKEQFEIDIINEFMPQQMNQDEIMALVNAEIAEQGATSMRDMGSVMGVLKNKTAGRADPALISKMVKDALQG from the coding sequence GTGAGCCAACTTAAACAGACGTTATCAGACAATATCAAAGTTTCAATGAAAGCTCGTGAGCTTGAGCGCGTTAAAGTACTGCGCAATGTACAGTCAGTAGTGAAACAAATCGAAATTGACCGTCAAACAGAACTTGATGATGCCCAAGTATTAGAAGTTTTACAAAAACAGCTAAAACAGCGTCAAGAGTCACTAACTATCTTTACAGAAAATGGCCGTGATGACTTAGCCACCAAAGAGCAGTTTGAGATTGATATCATCAACGAGTTTATGCCGCAGCAAATGAATCAAGACGAGATCATGGCATTGGTAAATGCTGAAATCGCTGAGCAAGGTGCTACGTCTATGCGTGATATGGGTAGCGTCATGGGTGTTTTGAAGAATAAAACAGCTGGCCGTGCTGATCCTGCTTTGATTTCTAAAATGGTCAAAGACGCGCTACAAGGCTAG
- a CDS encoding c-type cytochrome, producing the protein MIDIQPYMNKLKLSVISMSVVFAVSACSGDNTATEESAVADEPATAIEEKAVSETEGTTPESVVDPETEPKSATESADIVDDAVATPETDSEPEVLAADAGAKLYESNCQVCHAAGLLDAPKYGDTAAWTARLTKDKETLYMHSAKGFNKMPAQAVNGVTEAQVKAAVDYMLASVS; encoded by the coding sequence ATGATTGATATACAACCGTATATGAACAAGCTGAAATTGTCTGTGATCAGCATGAGTGTGGTATTTGCTGTGAGTGCTTGTAGCGGTGATAACACAGCTACGGAAGAGTCTGCAGTAGCCGATGAACCTGCTACCGCTATAGAAGAGAAAGCTGTATCAGAAACCGAAGGCACGACGCCTGAGTCTGTAGTTGATCCAGAAACAGAACCAAAATCAGCAACAGAGTCTGCTGACATAGTAGATGACGCAGTGGCAACACCTGAAACTGATTCTGAGCCTGAAGTGTTGGCCGCAGATGCAGGTGCCAAACTATATGAATCAAACTGTCAGGTTTGTCATGCTGCAGGTTTGCTCGATGCGCCAAAGTATGGTGATACAGCGGCTTGGACAGCTCGTCTAACCAAAGACAAAGAAACACTATATATGCACTCGGCTAAAGGCTTTAATAAAATGCCAGCGCAAGCAGTAAATGGTGTGACCGAAGCACAAGTTAAAGCGGCTGTTGATTATATGCTAGCGTCGGTAAGCTGA
- a CDS encoding LysR family transcriptional regulator, whose product MLELRHLNTLTALRAHGSLAAAADELHVTASAVSHQLKELENYYDISLVNRRTRPLSFTPAGKAVLALADNILPQVTRTKSNLKRLAHGQAGRLRLASECHSCFDWLMPILNHYRREWSDVELDFATGFEPEPHHLLMEGDIDLLITTSDLPLDGISYQPLFEYESRLVLSPTHDLATQKFIDPNDLINETLIAYPVEAKRLDIIANFMTPAQVSFESVRTTELTAMLIQLVASERGVAALPDWVVAEYEKKGWVVSRPLGEGVHCQLYAATRTSSKDTAYMQGFASLLEGIVKPL is encoded by the coding sequence ATGCTTGAGCTTCGTCATCTTAATACGTTAACCGCGCTACGGGCGCATGGTTCACTTGCAGCAGCGGCGGATGAGCTACACGTTACTGCCTCGGCCGTTTCGCATCAATTAAAAGAGCTTGAGAACTATTACGACATCAGTTTAGTCAATCGTCGGACGCGACCGCTTAGTTTTACGCCCGCAGGTAAAGCAGTACTGGCATTGGCAGACAATATCCTACCGCAAGTTACTCGCACCAAATCTAACCTTAAACGCTTAGCGCACGGTCAAGCAGGTAGATTACGCCTAGCATCAGAGTGCCACAGCTGCTTTGATTGGCTCATGCCGATACTGAACCACTATCGCCGTGAATGGTCGGATGTAGAGCTAGACTTTGCCACAGGGTTTGAGCCTGAGCCGCATCATCTACTCATGGAAGGTGATATTGATCTGCTTATCACTACCAGTGATTTACCGCTCGATGGTATCAGCTATCAGCCATTGTTTGAATATGAGAGTCGTTTGGTACTTTCACCAACACATGATTTAGCTACTCAAAAATTTATTGACCCCAATGATTTGATTAATGAGACATTGATTGCCTATCCCGTAGAAGCCAAACGCCTCGATATCATTGCTAATTTTATGACGCCAGCACAAGTAAGCTTTGAGAGTGTTCGTACGACAGAGCTGACCGCGATGCTGATTCAGTTGGTCGCTAGTGAACGCGGTGTCGCAGCATTGCCTGATTGGGTGGTTGCTGAATACGAGAAAAAAGGGTGGGTCGTCTCGCGGCCACTAGGAGAAGGTGTGCATTGTCAGCTGTACGCCGCAACGCGTACCTCAAGTAAAGATACGGCGTATATGCAGGGATTTGCGAGCTTATTGGAAGGGATAGTGAAGCCGTTGTAG
- the potC gene encoding spermidine/putrescine ABC transporter permease PotC codes for MSYSSPNTKTRPLKIGSIAAKGYLGLIYTLLYLPIIVLVVMSFNKSKIGYNWGGFSLKWYESLFNNQAMLDAFWHSIVLGLVAATVSTLIGTLTALALHRYNFRGKGLLNGLLFVLMMSPEIVLAISLLALFLLIGLQLGFVSLLLAHITFCLPFVVITVFARLSSLDERLMEAARDLGANESTMVRTVLIPVILPAVMAGWLLAFTLSLDDVVVSTFVTGPSYEILPLRIYSMVRVGLKPEVNAIGTLLLVASLVLVVISQLLLRKR; via the coding sequence TATCTCGGACTGATTTATACCCTGTTATACCTGCCAATCATTGTCTTGGTGGTGATGTCCTTTAACAAATCAAAAATTGGCTATAACTGGGGCGGTTTTAGCTTAAAGTGGTACGAATCACTATTCAATAACCAAGCGATGCTCGATGCATTTTGGCATTCTATTGTCTTGGGATTGGTGGCGGCCACTGTCTCGACTTTGATAGGCACACTCACTGCCCTAGCCTTACATCGTTATAATTTTCGCGGTAAAGGCTTACTAAATGGGCTGCTGTTTGTACTGATGATGTCGCCTGAGATTGTACTCGCTATCTCATTACTAGCACTGTTCTTACTGATTGGTTTGCAACTGGGCTTTGTCTCATTGCTATTGGCTCACATTACTTTTTGCTTGCCCTTTGTTGTGATTACCGTCTTTGCACGATTAAGCAGTTTAGATGAGCGATTGATGGAAGCGGCACGCGACTTGGGTGCTAACGAATCAACCATGGTGCGCACCGTATTGATTCCCGTTATCTTGCCTGCGGTCATGGCAGGTTGGTTGCTAGCTTTCACTTTATCGCTAGATGATGTAGTGGTGTCGACCTTTGTCACGGGACCTAGCTATGAGATTTTACCGCTGCGTATTTATTCTATGGTACGCGTAGGACTCAAGCCCGAAGTCAACGCCATTGGTACGTTATTGCTAGTTGCTTCATTAGTATTGGTCGTTATCTCACAGTTACTGTTACGCAAACGCTAG
- a CDS encoding M48 family metalloprotease: MSVALPNSIKVGLSMMLLAMASGAHSQESQTLPFADSSWQVTDPQTLELPNLRGQGLSFAEQYQNKMLGEWSLQNINGRVRMEHDPWVQETIKDMTWRLNAQARQQAPLGVVIIDNPSINAFAAPGGVIGINTGTILSASSMDELASVVAHEVAHISQRHYESGADERKKALLMQLGGMLAAIAASAVDGDAAAAVMMGSQTASMNSSMAFSRSNEREADRVGMQIMTQAGYDPRAMPRFFATMNQQSQLNQVENQFLPSFVRSHPLSNERLSESQSRAQQYPALSLSQQQRHQALFDLLYWRVQVTGKHASEVTLTTAAKNSLGAKLALMHWYGEQQRFTDANKVFAEINALSSTQRQNLEPLLSITHSQLLSEQGKWQQTVDVLESQQRLYPERRDLRLYLAEALTNSNQPIKAQALLKPLTEQQPSDRYAWQSLQLANEKLAKTTTSPQLANIATINALRYRSYDQLWNGRYESALTSLTQAKQLTENLQTTEQANSARPLLANINAELKAIKTAKDFKP, encoded by the coding sequence ATGAGTGTAGCTTTGCCAAATAGTATCAAGGTAGGGCTGTCAATGATGCTACTAGCCATGGCTAGCGGTGCACATAGTCAAGAGAGTCAAACGCTGCCATTTGCTGATAGCTCGTGGCAAGTCACAGATCCGCAAACGCTAGAGCTACCAAATTTGCGCGGACAAGGATTGAGCTTTGCTGAGCAATATCAAAACAAAATGCTTGGCGAGTGGTCATTACAGAATATCAATGGCCGTGTCAGAATGGAACATGATCCTTGGGTACAAGAAACGATAAAAGACATGACATGGCGTCTCAATGCCCAAGCTCGTCAGCAAGCACCACTTGGCGTTGTTATCATTGATAACCCTAGTATCAATGCTTTTGCAGCGCCTGGTGGCGTAATCGGTATCAATACTGGAACGATACTGTCAGCTAGTAGCATGGATGAGCTGGCAAGCGTCGTCGCGCATGAAGTTGCGCATATCAGTCAACGGCACTATGAAAGCGGCGCTGACGAACGTAAAAAAGCCTTGCTGATGCAGCTAGGCGGTATGCTAGCTGCGATTGCTGCCTCAGCTGTCGATGGTGATGCCGCTGCGGCTGTGATGATGGGCAGTCAGACAGCCTCTATGAATAGCAGCATGGCCTTTAGCCGTAGTAATGAACGCGAGGCTGACCGAGTTGGGATGCAGATTATGACCCAAGCGGGTTATGATCCTCGGGCGATGCCACGGTTCTTTGCCACGATGAATCAGCAGAGTCAGTTGAACCAAGTTGAGAATCAATTTTTACCGAGCTTTGTACGCTCACATCCTCTGAGTAATGAGCGGTTGAGCGAGTCACAAAGTCGCGCTCAGCAGTATCCAGCGCTCTCATTGAGCCAGCAGCAGCGCCATCAAGCATTGTTTGATTTGTTGTATTGGCGTGTGCAAGTGACTGGTAAACATGCATCCGAAGTCACACTGACAACGGCCGCTAAAAACAGTCTCGGGGCCAAACTTGCGCTAATGCATTGGTATGGAGAGCAGCAACGCTTTACAGATGCTAATAAGGTATTTGCCGAGATAAATGCGTTATCAAGCACGCAGCGTCAAAATTTAGAGCCCCTATTGTCGATTACCCACAGTCAGTTATTGAGTGAACAAGGTAAGTGGCAACAAACCGTAGATGTCTTAGAGAGCCAACAGCGCCTATATCCTGAGCGCCGCGATTTACGTCTTTATCTGGCCGAAGCGCTGACTAATAGCAATCAGCCGATAAAAGCTCAAGCGCTGTTGAAACCACTAACAGAGCAGCAGCCAAGCGATCGTTATGCATGGCAAAGCTTGCAACTCGCCAATGAAAAACTTGCTAAGACCACCACCTCACCACAGTTAGCCAATATCGCGACGATTAATGCATTGCGCTATCGCAGTTATGATCAGCTATGGAATGGACGCTATGAGAGTGCGCTGACCTCTTTGACACAGGCCAAACAGTTGACGGAAAATCTGCAAACCACGGAACAAGCCAATAGTGCGCGTCCGTTATTGGCCAATATTAATGCAGAACTCAAAGCAATAAAAACCGCCAAAGACTTTAAGCCTTAA
- the tsaD gene encoding tRNA (adenosine(37)-N6)-threonylcarbamoyltransferase complex transferase subunit TsaD, translating to MKVLGLETSCDETGLAIFDSEQINSDNQGLVGQVLYSQIELHALYGGVVPELASRDHIRKLVPLLNELLEQCDMKKSDIDAIAYTKGPGLIGALMTGALFGRSLAYGLDIPAIGIHHMEGHLLAPLMGANPPAFPFVSLLVSGGHTLLIAAHGVGQYEILGESIDDAAGECFDKAAKMLGLPYPGGPNIAKLAETGNPDAYALPRPMLHRGLDFSFSGMKTAVHNLIKDTPHSGGSGNGADSDPQIRADIAASFQHAVVDTLVKKCVKALKQADMSRLVIAGGVSANTHLRETLEAELAKINATVHYAPPALCTDNGAMIAYAGFERLQAGQSDDLAVSCIPRWPMTELPAV from the coding sequence ATGAAAGTATTGGGCTTAGAGACCTCTTGTGATGAGACGGGGCTGGCGATTTTTGATAGTGAGCAAATAAATAGCGACAACCAAGGTTTGGTCGGGCAAGTACTGTACTCACAAATTGAGCTGCACGCACTTTATGGTGGCGTTGTGCCTGAGCTTGCTAGCCGCGATCATATTCGTAAGCTCGTGCCGTTATTGAATGAGCTGCTAGAGCAATGTGATATGAAAAAAAGCGACATCGATGCGATTGCCTATACTAAAGGACCTGGTCTTATTGGTGCATTGATGACAGGCGCACTGTTTGGTCGTAGCTTGGCATATGGTTTGGATATTCCAGCGATTGGTATTCATCATATGGAGGGGCATCTTTTGGCGCCGCTTATGGGCGCGAACCCTCCGGCATTTCCTTTTGTCTCGCTACTAGTATCTGGTGGGCATACGTTACTAATTGCTGCTCACGGCGTAGGGCAGTATGAGATATTGGGTGAGTCGATAGATGATGCGGCGGGTGAGTGCTTTGATAAAGCGGCTAAGATGCTAGGTTTACCTTATCCTGGCGGCCCTAATATTGCCAAACTGGCAGAAACTGGTAATCCTGATGCTTATGCACTACCAAGACCAATGCTACATCGCGGTCTAGACTTTTCGTTTAGTGGTATGAAAACAGCCGTACATAATCTGATTAAAGATACGCCACATTCAGGAGGGTCGGGTAATGGCGCTGATAGTGATCCACAGATTCGTGCTGATATTGCCGCGAGTTTTCAGCATGCAGTGGTCGACACGCTAGTGAAAAAATGTGTCAAAGCACTTAAGCAAGCAGATATGAGCCGCTTAGTAATTGCAGGCGGGGTCAGTGCCAATACTCATCTGCGCGAGACGTTAGAAGCGGAACTGGCTAAGATCAATGCGACGGTTCATTATGCACCGCCTGCGCTATGTACGGACAATGGTGCGATGATTGCTTACGCAGGTTTTGAGCGCTTGCAAGCAGGACAATCTGATGATTTGGCTGTTAGCTGTATTCCGCGTTGGCCGATGACAGAATTGCCAGCCGTATAA
- the crcB gene encoding fluoride efflux transporter CrcB produces the protein MQWLAIGLGAAFGACLRAWLSRFNALHGWVPLGTLSANILGGLLIGLALVWFERMGSNLSDHVRVFVITGFLGGLTTFSTFSAEVFGFIHDGRLLAGLALIGLHVGLTLLATALGFYFFKLVL, from the coding sequence ATGCAGTGGCTTGCTATCGGTTTGGGCGCAGCATTCGGTGCTTGTCTGCGAGCTTGGTTATCGCGTTTCAATGCCTTGCACGGTTGGGTGCCACTCGGTACCCTGAGCGCCAATATTCTAGGTGGGCTATTGATAGGGCTTGCGCTAGTATGGTTTGAGCGCATGGGAAGCAACTTATCTGATCATGTACGCGTGTTTGTGATTACTGGCTTTTTGGGCGGGTTAACTACCTTTAGTACGTTTAGTGCAGAGGTATTTGGCTTTATTCATGACGGGCGGTTGCTAGCAGGTTTAGCGCTCATCGGTTTGCATGTTGGGCTAACGTTACTGGCAACCGCGCTGGGCTTTTATTTCTTTAAGCTAGTTTTGTAG